From a region of the Phragmites australis chromosome 21, lpPhrAust1.1, whole genome shotgun sequence genome:
- the LOC133903533 gene encoding uncharacterized protein LOC133903533, with the protein MGKQLPLCMVFLMAFLIVFAMPSVPAEAGRALGQASIGTGTGPTMPGRTPSVPRGQPDDGSRSVSGHGSGRICASVPGCSNPPPGAP; encoded by the exons ATGGGGAAGCAGCTGCCCCTGTGCATGGTGTTCCTGATGGCCTTCCTCATCGTCTTTGCCATGCCCTCTGTCCCTGCAGAGGCAG ggagAGCGCTGGGGCAGGCAAGTATTGGAACTGGAACTGGACCGACGATGCCAGGCAGGACGCCTTCTGTGCCTCGTGGCCAGCCAGACGACGGCAGTCGCAGTGTCAGTGGCCATGGTAGTGGCAGGATATGCGCAAGTGTCCCCGGATGTAGCAACCCACCTCCTGGAGCGCCCTGA